Proteins encoded within one genomic window of Macrobrachium nipponense isolate FS-2020 chromosome 9, ASM1510439v2, whole genome shotgun sequence:
- the LOC135218120 gene encoding uncharacterized protein LOC135218120, whose product MKFLVLALLVAFACASEIEKREAEPSYRGYGHVSYHHRPSYGYGYSNHYHKRSADPEPEAEPSYGYGSSYGYHPVAYGYSHRYHKRFADPEPEADHSYGSSYGYRPVAYGYSHRYHKRSADPEPEADHSYGSSYGYRPVAYGYPHRDHKRSADPEPEADHSYGPSYRYRPVTYGYSHRYHKRILIISYGSFLWYRPFAYGYSPRYHKSLLIPEPEADHSYGLYLWVSPGRLCPTLTAWIHQEGLGWDLRQKAESFLCRAITRVGLILSPEAEPSSIWSLIWLPQLPSSNLWIRTSSA is encoded by the exons ATGAAGTTTCTG GTGCTTGCACTCTTAGTGGCATTTGCTTGCGCTTCTGAGATAGAGAAGCGAGAGGCGGAGCCAAGTTATAGAGGATATGGCCACGTAAGCTACCATCATCGTCCGTCCTATGGATATGGCTATTCTAATCACTATCATAAGCGATCTGCTGATCCTGAACCTGAGGCTGAACCTTCCTATGGCTATGGCTCTTCTTATGGGTATCACCCAGTCGCCTATGGCTACTCTCACCGCTATCACAAGAGATTTGCTGATCCTGAGCCAGAAGCTGATCATTCCTATGGCTCTTCTTATGGGTATCGACCAGTCGCCTATGGCTACTCTCACCGCTAtcacaagagatctgctgatcctGAGCCAGAAGCTGATCATTCCTATGGTTCTTCTTATGGGTATCGACCAGTCGCCTATGGCTACCCTCACCGCGAtcacaagagatctgctgatcctGAGCCAGAAGCTGATCATTCGTATGGCCCTTCTTATAGATATCGCCCAGTCACCTATGGCTACTCTCACCGCTATCACAAGAG AATCCTGATCATTTCCTATGGCTCTTTCTTATGGTATCGCCCATTCGCCTATGGCTACTCTCCACGATATCACAAGAGTCTGCTGATTCCTGAGCCAGAAGCTGATCATTCCTATGGGCTCTACTTATGGGTATCGCCCGGTCGCCTATGCCCTACTCTCACCGCTTGGATCCACCAAGAAGGTCTGGGCTGGGATCTGAGGCAGAAGGCTGAATCCTTCCTATGCCGGGCTATCACAAGAGTCGGCTTGATCCTGAGCCCAGAAGCTGAACCTTCAAGTATATGGTCACTCATATGGTTACCCCAGCTACCGTCCAGTAATTTATGGATAAGGACATCATCAGCATAA
- the LOC135218121 gene encoding uncharacterized protein LOC135218121 has translation WDIARSAYAILSPAITRSADPEPEADHSYGSSYGYRPVAYGYSHRYHKRSADPEPEADHSYGSSYGYRPVAYGYSHRYHKRSADPEPEADHSSRYHKRSADPEPEADHSYGSSYGDRPVAYGYSHRYHKRSADPEPEADSFLWLFLWVSPSRLCYSHRSHKRSADPEPEAEPSNVYGHSYGYPSYRPVIYG, from the exons TGGGATATCGCCAGGTCAGCCTATGCTATACTCTCACCCGCTATCACAAGATCTGCTGATCCTGAGCCAGAAGCTGATCATTCCTATGGCTCTTCTTATGGGTATCGACCAGTCGCCTATGGCTACTCTCACCGCTAtcacaagagatctgctgatcctGAGCCAGAAGCTGATCATTCCTATGGTTCTTCTTATGGGTATCGACCAGTCGCCTATGGCTACTCTCACCGCTATCACAAGAGGTCTGCTGATCCTGAGCCAGAAGCTGATCATTC CTCACGCTATCACAAGAGATCTGCCGATCCTGAGCCAGAAGCTGATCATTCCTATGGTTCTTCTTATGGGGATCGACCAGTCGCCTATGGCTACTCTCACCGCTAtcacaagagatctgctgatcctGAGCCAGAAGCTGATTCATTCCTATGGCTCTTCTTATGGGTATCGCCCAGTCGCCTATGCTACTCTCACCGCTCTCACAAGAGGTCTGCTGATCCTGAGCCAGAAGCTGAACCTTCTAATGTATATGGTCACTCATATGGTTACCCCAGCTACCGTCCAGTAATTTATGGATAA